In a single window of the Acipenser ruthenus chromosome 20, fAciRut3.2 maternal haplotype, whole genome shotgun sequence genome:
- the LOC117425232 gene encoding C-type lectin domain family 12 member B-like has product MSGDVLYSSVRFSQKKKGKRAADGTSTGKEDDVTYATVKFGEAQSRQQQQAASSSTADPTAGKAPPYRQAALVLAGLCALSVAANIFLTVYYIGSLDQLKTEIQNLSRNYSDLQGTFNNLNAQQSECMAQNNRLQSQCSEWEEKYSALDQCCPVTDTASKKRVCKACPLNWVESNGKCYYFSTDTMDWNSSWASCVSMGADLVIIESEAEQVR; this is encoded by the exons ATGTCCGGTGACGTTCTCTACTCCTCCGTGAGGTTTTCTCAAAAGAAGAAAGGAAAGCGAGCAGCTGATGGAACCAGCACAG GAAAGGAAGATGATGTCACCTACGCTACAGTGAAGTTTGGAGAAGCTCAGAGTCGCCAGCAACAGCAAGCAGCCTCCAGCAGCACAGCGG acccCACTGCTGGTAAAGCTCCTCCATACAGACAGGCTGCATTGGTCCTGGCAGGGCTGTGTGCTCTCTCAGTGGCTGCCAATATATTCCTCACAGTCTACT ATATTGGATCATTGGATCAGCTGAAGACAGAGATCCAGAACTTGAGTAGAAACTACAGCGATCTACAGGGCACCTTCAACAATCTCAATGCACAGCAATCTGAATGCATGGCTCAGAACAACAGACTCCAGTCGCAGTGTTCAGAATGGGAAGAGAAATACTCAGCGTTGGATCAATGTTGTCCTGTCACAGATACAGCTTCAAAGA AGCGGGTTTGTAAAGCCTGTCCACTGAACTGGGTGGAGTCCAATGGAAAGTGCTACTACTTCTCAACTGATACAATGGACTGGAACTCCAGCTGGGCTAGCTGTGTGTCGATGGGAGCAGACCTGGTGATTATAGAGAGCGAGGCAGAGCAGGTACGATGA
- the LOC117425286 gene encoding histone H4, translated as MSGRGKGGKGLGKGGAKRHRKVLRDNIQGITKPAIRRLARRGGVKRISGLIYEETRGVLKVFLENVIRDAVTYTEHAKRKTVTAIDVVYALKRQGRTLYGFGG; from the coding sequence ATGTCTGGAAGAGGCAAGGGAGGCAAAGGACTCGGCAAAGGGGGCGCTAAGCGTCATCGCAAAGTACTCCGCGATAACATCCAGGGAATCACCAAGCCTGCTATTCGTCGCCTGGCTCGCCGTggaggagtgaagcgaatctccGGCCTCATCTATGAGGAGACCCGCGGGGTGTTGAAGGTGTTtctggagaatgtgatccgggatgcagtcacctacactgagcacgccaagagaaagaccgtcaccgccATAGATGTGGTGTATGCTCTGAAacgccagggtcgcactctgtacggatttGGAGGTTAA